The DNA sequence GTACGAATATCCGCTATAACATTGTCATGGCGTTTATCAAACATTTTTGCAATTGTTAAACTGTCTGTTACAATTACATTTCTCTCCACAAAAACCAGTTGATTATCTAAAGGGCTAATAGCTTGCAATCCACTCATAATTTCAAGAGACCTCCTTCATATCTAAAATTTTAATAATCTTCGCCCTGACACTTTTCGCTTCTCTCTTATCTCGAAGAATATCGGATAAATAAGGACCTGATATTCCAAGTAACTTTGCTAAATCTTTTTGTTGCATGTTTTTAGCGAATAGTGTTGCTCGAACCTTCATGCCGAATTCATTTTTCATTCTATTCACCTCATTTTTAGAAAATAAGCTAATTATTTAGCTTATTATTGACAATAACTAACTTATTGATTAAAATGAACTCATAGCTAAATAAACCTACAACTATAGCTTTTGTACGTTGGGGAACGTGGAATAGAGCCTTTATTAAGTAGTGTTTAAGAAGCTAAATAAGTAGCTTATGCACATTAGTATATTATTCAATTAGTTAGTTGTCAAATGTTTTAACTAACTAATTGAATAAAAACGGTGTGTTAGCTTGAAAGGGCGATTTATATGAGTATTACAGATAGGATCAAAGAACTTTGTTTAAATAGAGGTATATCGGTATCTAAATTAGAAGAAGATTTAGATTTTGGTCAAAATACAATTTATCAGTGGAAGAAAAGAACACCTTCTGTTGAACGTGTACAAAAAGTAGCTGATTATTTTGATGTATCTATTGATTTTCTATTAGGAAGAACTAACCAAATGAATAAAATCGATTTAAAAGATGCTGAAGGTTTTACTGAGAAAGATAAAAAAGACATCGGAAAAAGAATGGAAGAGATAAGAAAAGATCTGACAGACTCTGACGGATTAATGTTTTCTGGTGAACCCCTTACTGAAGAAGCTTTAGATTCATTAATGGATGCAATGGAGTATATTGTGAAACATACTCAAAAGATAAATAAGAAATACATCCCAAAGAAATACAGAAATGAATCAGAGTGAGTCAGGGGAGGGAGAATCAATTGGGTTACTACGAAAAAGACACAGCATTAGAACTAGCAGCGAGATTTAATACAACCAACCCTTTTGAAATAGCTGAACGTTTAAATGTTCACGTTTTTTATCAAAATTTAGATCCAAGCATCATGGGTTTTTATAAATATAATAAGAAAAACCAGTATATCTGCATTAACGAAAACTTAAGTATCAACGAACAAATTGTTACTTGCTCTCATGAATTAGGCCATTGTAAAATGCATAAACATGTCAATACTCCGTTTTTACGTGCTAATACATTCTTATCTGTAGATAAATTTGAAAGACAAGCTAATTTATTTGCAGTTGAATTATTACTTCCCGATGAGGATTGGCATGCATATGCAAAAGAGTTTAAAACTATCGATGCAATCTCTCATCATACAGGGATTCCGGAAGAATTATTATTACTTAAATACCAAAAGTCAGTATGTTGCTATGCTTAGTCCTCCCTGGGCTTTTATTTTTAAACATCAAGCGAACGTACATTCCTAACAAGAAAGGATTACTACAATGATTATAAACTTAGATGATTTCAGAAAAACAAAGCGGCTGAATAAAACAAATACTATTCAAATGACTAAAATCCCTATTTTTGATCGTATTTTTGTTGAGAATAATGAATTAGTAGGAGA is a window from the Bacillus thuringiensis genome containing:
- a CDS encoding helix-turn-helix domain-containing protein encodes the protein MKNEFGMKVRATLFAKNMQQKDLAKLLGISGPYLSDILRDKREAKSVRAKIIKILDMKEVS
- a CDS encoding helix-turn-helix domain-containing protein: MSITDRIKELCLNRGISVSKLEEDLDFGQNTIYQWKKRTPSVERVQKVADYFDVSIDFLLGRTNQMNKIDLKDAEGFTEKDKKDIGKRMEEIRKDLTDSDGLMFSGEPLTEEALDSLMDAMEYIVKHTQKINKKYIPKKYRNESE
- a CDS encoding ImmA/IrrE family metallo-endopeptidase; protein product: MGYYEKDTALELAARFNTTNPFEIAERLNVHVFYQNLDPSIMGFYKYNKKNQYICINENLSINEQIVTCSHELGHCKMHKHVNTPFLRANTFLSVDKFERQANLFAVELLLPDEDWHAYAKEFKTIDAISHHTGIPEELLLLKYQKSVCCYA